The Pochonia chlamydosporia 170 chromosome 3, whole genome shotgun sequence genome contains the following window.
TTTCGGAAGAAATCCTCCACATCGAGATATCCGGTCCTGAATTGCCGCACTTGACCCTCGTTGATTTGCCGGGGCTCTACCGTGCAACCACCGAGGGTGAATCGGAAGAAGGAATGGAGATGGTCCGTTCGCTGGCGCTGCGTTACATGAATCAAAAAAACACCATCATTCTTGCCGTAGTCGCAGCTAGCAGCCCTGCCTCGACGCAAGAGGTGCTGagtttggcaaagtcttGCGATCCAACCCGCGAACGGACGATAGGCGTTATTACCAAGCCAGATCTGCTCCAGTCACTATCTCCCGAGGAAAGAGACATCATCCAGCTTGCACAAAACCAGGAACTCGCTCAGACACTCAGATTGGGGTGGCACATTTTACGGAATAGGAGCAGCTTGGAGACCGACGAGAACAATGGCGGTTACTCAAAATCATCAAACCAAGAGAGAGATGAGACAGAAACTAAGTTCCTCGGTTCGGGGTCCTGGACAGCCATCCCGTTCCAAGACCGAGGCGTGGAAACGCTCAGGGAAAAGCTCGGCTCAATACTTACATCGCATGTGCAGGCTAGCCTCCCCGAGCTCATAGACAATATGGAACGAAAGCTTAAAACTTACGAACACGCATTGGCGAAAATCGGCAAGGCTCGAAAAACAGACCCCGAGAAACGAGGCTACATCTTCAACATAGTGAGCCAGTACCGCGATGTCGCTCAAGCAGCCATTCGCGGTATATACGATCACCCATTTTTTCGCAAAATCGACACAGGTACACCAATCGCAAGTCTTGTTAGATGTGACGAGCGTAAACTTCGCGCCGTCGTCCGCAACTTGAATTGTGCGTTTGACACGGTAATTTCAACAAATGGTGCAAGGCGGACGTGGCCACGGCTGGTTTCATTAactgatgatgaaggcaTGACCAATGTCCCTGAGTCACTAAAGCCGTGGATAAATCTCCTTGATACTCCAAGTCCGACATTTGTCACCTGGGAGAATCTCAAAGCAGAACTCGAAACCATGGCAGCCAATAGCAGAGGCAATCAGTTCCCTGGGTCACCAAACGATAGCCTTGCTTTGGAACTCTTTCGGGATCAGATTCAAAAGTGGCATAAGATTGCTTCTACATATATCAGGCTAGTCCTTCAAATAAGCAGAATATTCGTTCAGTTAGCCCTAGATCACATTACAGGATCGAATAAGGTCACCAAAGACGCATTATACGAGGAATTTGTGGATCGATTCTTCGATAAAAGGACGTCAGAACTGGATACAAAGCTTATCGAACTGATTCAGCATTATCAAGATGGTAATGTCGTTTGCCTAGAAGATGAGTTTCGGAGGCGTGTTGCGAGCCGCAACAAGCTGACTCTTGCCACACGAATCAAACAGACATTGCCAGAGAACGGTGATGTTGTGGCACATGGTCTTACCAGAGATGATGTTTTCAATTCCATTAAAAATGCAGCGTCAGAAACAATGGACTGGTATGGCTTGGAGCATGCCGTTGATATAATGAGTATCTACTATCATGTCAGTCTCACTATGAATTCTTTGGTTAACTTCTTGTGCTGACAACAGGTACAGATGTCGTTGAGAACCTTCACGGATAACGTGATAATTTTAGCGGTAGAGAACTGTCTCATTTCTAAAATCCCAAACCTGTTTAAAGATatcatggagaagatggataAAGCAACATTGGACAAGCTCTCAGCTGAACCGCGGCTCATAAGCCAAGAACGCAATCGGCTTCAAAAAGAAGTGGACGCACTGAAGAATGGCTTGCGTATCTGTGAGAAAAACCGACCGTTGATAGGGTCTCGTGAGTATACCGCTAGTCAATCCGCACAAGGCGGCTATTTTCTAACAGTTAGAAGTCCTTCCACAGAAGGATACGACTCGGGGCAACAGCCCTGAGTCAAATGAGAGCATCAGCTGCAACTTTACAAGCATTGACAACGCTGCTTCTACAGAAGAGGCAGTTACACCAACAAGGCCTATTCAATCTCCCTCGTCTTCAACCTCTGCAGCACATATTGAAGCAACTACAACTGGGTCTTCTGCACTACTCGCCAGCAAGTCACCAAAACGGGAGAGTGAAACCCCCCACACTAACTCCCCACTTGGTGCAAAGAGTCCTACTCCCGTCAAGGACGAAAAGGGAGGCATTTCGCCTAGGGTTGCATGTTCTGTGGGGGATCACCTCGAAATCAAGGCCATTTCTACTAAGGAGAACGCTGGGAGCAGTCCTCCTTTGGGGAGGGACGAAAATGTGCGCTCTGTGGGAGCAAAGACATGTAGACATGATGGAGTTGCAGCCAAAGGTACGTCACGCGTCACCCATTGGAAAGTTTTTCCGCTCTAAAAAAAATATGTCGCAAGTGAAGCCCAGTGACATTCTTAGTCAAGAACTCCTTGATACCCGCAGCGAGGTTTGGCATGTGGAAAATATTGGGCTGGGGACTTGGGAAAACGAGCCTGACCTATCGGTCAAGAATCATATAGTTAGCATATGCTGCAGCTATCAGCTTGGACCTGCACGGAAGGAATTTTCTCCGGAGGAATTACGGTTAAAGTATAAATTACTTCACTGATAGTGTTGTTAAATACGTCACGGATGGCTAGCCATCATGAGGACTTGGCTGTATGTTAACTGATATCGCGGAGTGCTAGCTGCGGGCCAAATTGGCAATaaaccttgaccttgactgAACCAACTAGAGGGGGACTGAGCCGTTTTATGTAGAATGGTCATGTTTAATGTTACACTAGAAGCATCTAATGATAAAGCAGGAGTATTACTCTTGCAATAGAAAAACGTAATCCTTAGAGAGATACCACTACTAGactataataatattagTATATAGATAGAGCTAGTTGCCTTAATACTAGGATAAGAATAAGCTATTAAATAATATATACTAGCACTAAGAGGAaataatatagctattataatCCTAGCAGAAGAATTTAAAATAGTAactaaagaagaaaaagaaccaTAAGGAGAACATATAGATAACTCGTATATAatgtaaaggtctgggcttaagcccagtCTAGTCTTTAGTGCGCGCAACCAagggagcctgtatagtgctagattgaacagtcacaagggactagttcaattcgtactcttttgccgtaaTGGCCAAAGGGCCCGGAGCAACCGGTATGTCTGCGGCTAGCACCCgcgatggcccaatcgggctagaccatAACATATAAGACTAATATATAAGAATTATACTAGTATCTTATAGGTATCTTATGCTTAccttatatataatatatatttCTAAATAAAAGCATAGTTAAATGCTTTTTCTATTATACTTTAAGAATATATAAGTATTTTAATATACCTAGTAAATAAGCTTAGGGAATAAAGGGTAA
Protein-coding sequences here:
- a CDS encoding dynamin family protein (similar to Eutypa lata UCREL1 XP_007798749.1); translated protein: MESSFDINALAQLGREQKTLLDTVDSLRGLGVELDSLPQIVVVGDKSSGKSSVLEAISRVPFPVKSSLCTRCPTELVLRKAPEAKVAVKIRSKDAERDVMFSKDHLAGDVLSSIIEKGKEEMGIGKGSADFSEEILHIEISGPELPHLTLVDLPGLYRATTEGESEEGMEMVRSLALRYMNQKNTIILAVVAASSPASTQEVLSLAKSCDPTRERTIGVITKPDLLQSLSPEERDIIQLAQNQELAQTLRLGWHILRNRSSLETDENNGGYSKSSNQERDETETKFLGSGSWTAIPFQDRGVETLREKLGSILTSHVQASLPELIDNMERKLKTYEHALAKIGKARKTDPEKRGYIFNIVSQYRDVAQAAIRGIYDHPFFRKIDTGTPIASLVRCDERKLRAVVRNLNCAFDTVISTNGARRTWPRLVSLTDDEGMTNVPESLKPWINLLDTPSPTFVTWENLKAELETMAANSRGNQFPGSPNDSLALELFRDQIQKWHKIASTYIRLVLQISRIFVQLALDHITGSNKVTKDALYEEFVDRFFDKRTSELDTKLIELIQHYQDGNVVCLEDEFRRRVASRNKLTLATRIKQTLPENGDVVAHGLTRDDVFNSIKNAASETMDWYGLEHAVDIMSIYYHMSLRTFTDNVIILAVENCLISKIPNLFKDIMEKMDKATLDKLSAEPRLISQERNRLQKEVDALKNGLRICEKNRPLIGSLLPQKDTTRGNSPESNESISCNFTSIDNAASTEEAVTPTRPIQSPSSSTSAAHIEATTTGSSALLASKSPKRESETPHTNSPLGAKSPTPVKDEKGGISPRVACSVGDHLEIKAISTKENAGSSPPLGRDENVRSVGAKTCRHDGVAAKVKPSDILSQELLDTRSEVWHVENIGLGTWENEPDLSVKNHIVSICCSYQLGPARKEFSPEELRLKYKLLH